Proteins from a single region of Paraglaciecola sp. T6c:
- the mrdA gene encoding penicillin-binding protein 2: MARHRVTIKDHTAEANLFARRTVIAMLVIFMMIAMVLSNLYYLQITRFEDYQTRSNGNRIKILPVAPNRGLIYDRNGTLLAENRPVFNLEVIPEKVDNLERTLGLLSVLLDVDEDEITDFYREIKRNRRFKPVSLRKRLTPEEVALFSANQHKFPGVSVEARLTRHYPYGKTLTHVLGYVSKINKKDLQKLSEAGLEANYAATHDIGKLGVEKYHEDILHGQVGYQEVEVNNQGRVIRTLNFSPPVPGQDIVLNIDLKLQQEAERILDGDKGTIVMLDSDDGGVLAMFSSPSYDPNLFVHGISSKNYSALLNSNGRPLINRATQGQYPPASTIKPHLALVGLEENTVTPKTRIFDNGKYRLKNVEHVWRDWKRWGHGWVDLTSAIEQSCDIYFYDLAYRLGIDKISDNMFEFGFGDYTGIDLHEESDANMPSRGWKRARFNQPWYIGDTIPVGIGQSYWTVTPIQLTQSITTLVNHGHRYIPQILRGKYVNSEVVLEGSKERRPMDIKNDKNWDTVLDAMYGVVNRKTGTARRAFVDTPYVSAGKTGTAQLVAIAQDAKYDAESLAENLRDNAMYVGFAPYEKPEIAVTVVLENAGGGSSQAAPLARMMMDKYFEEREFAPKPDVKEREVSQDVAHQTTSHTH, translated from the coding sequence ATGGCTCGTCATCGTGTAACGATTAAAGACCACACCGCTGAAGCAAACCTTTTTGCTCGGCGTACGGTCATCGCTATGTTGGTCATTTTCATGATGATTGCCATGGTATTGAGCAACCTATACTACCTGCAAATCACCCGCTTTGAAGATTATCAAACGCGCTCTAATGGCAATCGCATAAAAATATTGCCAGTCGCGCCGAACCGCGGGTTAATTTACGACAGAAATGGCACTCTGTTGGCTGAAAACCGTCCCGTTTTCAACTTGGAAGTCATTCCTGAAAAGGTAGATAATTTAGAGAGAACGCTTGGCCTGTTGAGCGTATTACTCGATGTGGACGAAGACGAAATCACCGACTTTTATCGAGAAATAAAACGCAATCGACGCTTCAAACCCGTGTCTTTGCGTAAACGTTTGACTCCAGAAGAAGTCGCCCTTTTTTCTGCCAATCAACACAAGTTCCCAGGAGTGAGTGTAGAAGCTCGCTTAACACGACACTATCCATACGGAAAAACATTAACCCATGTACTGGGTTACGTATCAAAAATTAATAAAAAGGATCTACAAAAGCTTAGCGAAGCAGGCCTTGAAGCAAATTATGCCGCAACCCATGACATAGGAAAACTTGGGGTTGAAAAGTACCACGAAGATATTCTGCATGGTCAGGTAGGTTATCAAGAGGTAGAGGTCAACAACCAAGGGCGCGTGATCCGCACGCTCAACTTTAGCCCTCCCGTTCCAGGGCAAGATATCGTCCTAAATATCGATTTGAAACTGCAACAAGAAGCAGAGCGCATTTTAGATGGTGACAAGGGTACCATCGTAATGCTTGATTCAGATGACGGTGGTGTGTTGGCCATGTTCAGTAGCCCTAGCTACGACCCCAACTTATTCGTTCACGGTATTAGCAGTAAAAATTACAGCGCGTTATTAAATTCAAATGGGCGCCCACTGATTAACCGCGCCACGCAAGGTCAGTATCCTCCAGCTTCAACCATAAAGCCTCATTTAGCCTTAGTTGGCCTAGAAGAGAACACAGTGACCCCAAAAACGCGCATTTTCGATAACGGCAAATATCGCCTAAAAAATGTAGAACACGTGTGGCGAGACTGGAAACGCTGGGGACATGGGTGGGTTGATTTAACCTCAGCCATAGAACAATCCTGTGACATCTACTTTTACGATCTGGCTTATCGGTTAGGTATCGATAAAATCAGCGATAACATGTTTGAATTTGGTTTCGGCGATTACACCGGCATAGATTTACACGAAGAGTCAGATGCAAACATGCCCAGCCGTGGCTGGAAGCGTGCTCGATTCAATCAACCCTGGTACATCGGCGATACCATTCCCGTGGGCATTGGCCAAAGTTATTGGACCGTCACTCCTATCCAATTGACACAATCTATCACCACCTTAGTCAATCACGGACATCGTTATATTCCGCAGATATTGCGCGGAAAATACGTTAACAGTGAAGTGGTTCTTGAGGGCAGCAAAGAGCGCCGCCCGATGGACATTAAAAATGACAAAAACTGGGACACTGTACTAGATGCCATGTACGGCGTAGTTAACCGCAAAACCGGTACGGCTCGTCGTGCGTTTGTTGATACACCCTATGTGTCGGCAGGTAAAACCGGTACAGCACAATTGGTGGCCATCGCCCAAGATGCAAAATATGATGCCGAGAGCTTGGCTGAAAACTTGCGCGACAATGCCATGTACGTGGGTTTTGCGCCCTACGAAAAACCGGAAATTGCCGTTACCGTGGTGCTTGAAAATGCCGGTGGCGGTAGCTCACAAGCCGCTCCTTTGGCCAGAATGATGATGGATAAATACTTTGAAGAGCGAGAGTTTGCGCCTAAACCAGACGTAAAAGAACGGGAAGTATCGCAAGATGTCGCCCATCAAACCACTTCACACACTCATTAG
- the rlmH gene encoding 23S rRNA (pseudouridine(1915)-N(3))-methyltransferase RlmH — protein MRIQLIAVGSKMPSWVEQGYQQYVKRFPSDMPLSLTEIPAGKRGKNADIKRILHKEGELTMAAIPKGNRIVTLEVTGKPWDTPMLASNMQKWQMDGRDVSLLIGGPEGLAPECIAASEQKWSLSPLTLPHPLVRIIVAESLYRAWSVNTNHPYHRE, from the coding sequence ATGCGAATTCAACTAATAGCCGTTGGCAGTAAAATGCCAAGTTGGGTTGAACAAGGTTACCAACAATACGTTAAACGTTTTCCTTCTGATATGCCCCTTAGCCTAACAGAGATACCTGCTGGTAAGCGCGGTAAAAATGCGGACATAAAACGTATTTTGCACAAGGAAGGCGAATTGACCATGGCAGCAATTCCTAAAGGCAATCGCATTGTGACTCTTGAAGTGACGGGTAAGCCTTGGGATACTCCAATGCTTGCGAGTAATATGCAAAAGTGGCAAATGGATGGGCGGGATGTCAGCCTACTCATTGGCGGCCCTGAGGGCTTAGCACCGGAGTGTATTGCTGCATCTGAACAAAAATGGTCTCTATCTCCGCTCACTTTGCCCCACCCTCTAGTCAGGATCATTGTCGCTGAAAGCTTGTATCGAGCTTGGTCGGTGAATACCAACCATCCGTATCATCGAGAATAA
- the rsfS gene encoding ribosome silencing factor, producing the protein MDHQQLKAFVVEKIEDLKGRDIIDLDVSEKSSVTETMLICSGNSKRHVVSIAENVVVEAKQAGNPPLSIEGREVGDWVLVDLGDVVLHVMQDDARDFYQLEKLWG; encoded by the coding sequence TTGGATCACCAACAGTTAAAAGCCTTTGTGGTAGAAAAAATTGAAGACCTAAAAGGTCGAGATATCATAGATTTAGACGTATCAGAAAAATCAAGCGTGACAGAAACCATGCTGATATGTTCAGGAAACTCAAAACGACATGTGGTCTCTATTGCCGAAAATGTAGTGGTTGAAGCCAAACAAGCGGGTAATCCGCCTCTGAGCATCGAAGGCCGTGAAGTTGGCGATTGGGTATTAGTCGATTTAGGTGATGTAGTGCTACACGTAATGCAAGACGACGCCAGAGATTTTTATCAGTTAGAGAAACTTTGGGGCTAA
- the nadD gene encoding nicotinate-nucleotide adenylyltransferase, giving the protein MNNLRPALGIFGGTFDPVHYGHTESVIVAAQQAGVQSVAMLPCHIPVHKNHAPSDSHHRLAMLKLAIEQYPQLYIDEREIHSDTPSYTIHTLRALRKEYPKHPLCFFIGMDSLHSLLSWNEWQALFDYCHFVVCCRPGTKTPLSEELKALLVERQVATNNALHNALHGKIFLADTPELDISSSEIRRRIINNLPTDDMLAPKVRRYIQTHKLYQPSTTF; this is encoded by the coding sequence TTGAATAACTTACGACCAGCATTAGGCATATTTGGGGGGACATTTGATCCTGTTCACTACGGCCACACTGAATCCGTTATCGTGGCAGCACAGCAAGCTGGTGTGCAATCTGTGGCGATGCTACCGTGTCATATTCCTGTGCACAAAAATCATGCCCCCAGTGACAGTCATCACCGCTTAGCCATGCTGAAATTAGCCATTGAGCAGTACCCGCAGTTATATATTGATGAGCGGGAAATACACAGCGATACGCCTTCATACACCATTCACACGCTGCGAGCATTGCGCAAAGAGTATCCAAAGCATCCTCTATGCTTTTTTATCGGTATGGACTCCCTGCATTCGTTGCTGAGTTGGAATGAATGGCAAGCGCTATTCGATTATTGCCATTTTGTTGTGTGTTGCCGTCCAGGTACTAAAACGCCCTTGAGTGAAGAATTGAAAGCTCTACTAGTAGAGCGACAGGTCGCCACTAATAATGCCCTGCACAATGCATTACATGGTAAAATATTTCTTGCCGACACACCGGAACTGGACATATCGTCTAGTGAGATACGCCGGCGTATCATTAACAACTTACCAACAGACGACATGCTCGCTCCGAAGGTACGCCGATACATACAAACACATAAGTTATATCAGCCGAGCACCACTTTCTGA
- the holA gene encoding DNA polymerase III subunit delta: MQVYPNRFHATLKKGLQPFYLIFGDEPQQKLTAINQIRELATEQGFDERQTLVADAQFDWATLLEATQTLSLFSSRQYIELELPTGKPGTQGSKILTELSAQNNPDILLVIHGAKIGKDVQNSKWFKAIDKHGTYVPCYPLEGNALQQWLMEQMRTQGLHVTPDVTRLLAEYCEGNLLAASQEIEKLCLLYPNGNPTIEEVEQAVVDQSRYNVFQLIDVLLAGDSQKSVKMLYRLESEGVEPNIIMWALTREWQTLRALQASKQAGQAINWNQHRIWKNRQGMYLSALQRLSPIHMQQLQHKLNIMDSALKQSQVERPYVELCHLCLLFIPMSLENFALN, encoded by the coding sequence ATGCAAGTTTACCCCAATCGATTTCACGCAACGTTGAAAAAGGGCCTGCAGCCCTTTTATCTCATTTTTGGTGATGAACCCCAGCAAAAGCTGACGGCGATTAACCAAATACGCGAACTGGCTACTGAGCAAGGATTTGACGAAAGACAAACCCTCGTGGCCGATGCGCAGTTCGATTGGGCAACATTACTCGAAGCAACGCAAACGCTCTCGTTATTTTCTTCTCGTCAGTATATTGAGCTCGAATTGCCCACAGGGAAACCTGGCACCCAAGGTAGTAAAATACTGACCGAGCTGAGTGCACAAAATAATCCTGATATTCTATTGGTTATTCACGGAGCCAAAATTGGCAAGGACGTGCAAAACAGTAAGTGGTTTAAAGCCATTGATAAACACGGTACGTATGTACCTTGTTACCCACTAGAAGGTAACGCTCTGCAGCAGTGGTTAATGGAGCAAATGCGAACCCAAGGTTTGCACGTCACGCCAGATGTAACCCGACTTTTAGCGGAGTATTGTGAAGGTAATCTGCTAGCCGCCAGTCAAGAAATTGAAAAGCTCTGTTTACTCTACCCTAATGGCAACCCAACCATAGAAGAGGTGGAGCAAGCTGTGGTTGATCAATCTAGGTACAACGTCTTTCAATTGATAGACGTGTTGCTTGCAGGGGACAGCCAAAAGTCAGTGAAAATGCTATATCGCCTTGAAAGTGAAGGTGTAGAGCCAAATATTATTATGTGGGCGCTAACCCGCGAATGGCAGACACTACGTGCACTGCAAGCCAGCAAACAGGCAGGACAAGCCATAAACTGGAATCAACATCGCATTTGGAAGAACCGTCAAGGTATGTATCTATCTGCCTTACAGCGTTTATCTCCTATTCATATGCAACAACTTCAGCACAAACTCAACATCATGGACAGCGCATTGAAGCAATCCCAAGTGGAACGCCCATATGTTGAACTCTGTCACCTTTGTTTGCTATTTATTCCTATGTCTTTAGAGAACTTTGCTTTAAATTGA
- the lptE gene encoding LPS assembly lipoprotein LptE, whose product MRNLIICLFCSLIISGCGFSLRGNYELPASVSQLRVGSSEAHSALERALRNELKPYSVEVIDSSVKGTSNTSSIYLLSDVLDRRLLSLFSTGQVAEYELIYTVRYELQFANSDAQLLEFDIKREYQDDPDAVLAKSRELELVLSEMRKQAAIRIIHQISIAQRTIANTAPIRP is encoded by the coding sequence ATGCGAAACCTCATCATCTGCTTATTCTGTAGCCTTATTATCAGTGGTTGCGGTTTTTCATTGCGTGGTAATTATGAGCTACCCGCAAGTGTTTCTCAGTTAAGGGTAGGCTCAAGCGAAGCACACTCGGCGCTAGAGCGCGCCCTTCGCAATGAACTAAAGCCATACAGTGTTGAGGTGATTGACTCTAGTGTGAAAGGCACCTCTAACACCTCTAGCATATACCTGTTGAGTGATGTTCTTGATAGACGTTTATTATCGCTTTTCAGCACAGGTCAAGTCGCTGAGTATGAATTGATTTACACCGTTCGCTATGAGCTACAGTTTGCCAATAGTGATGCTCAATTGCTCGAGTTTGATATTAAGCGAGAGTACCAAGATGATCCCGATGCCGTATTGGCAAAATCTCGTGAGCTTGAACTGGTGTTATCTGAAATGCGCAAACAAGCGGCAATCCGTATCATCCATCAAATATCAATTGCCCAGCGCACCATAGCAAACACGGCACCCATTAGACCTTAA
- the leuS gene encoding leucine--tRNA ligase — MAEKIYEPQKIEQEVQALWETNQTFKATEQEDKEKFYCLSMFPYPSGRLHMGHVRNYTIGDVVSRFQRMNGKNVLQPMGWDAFGLPAENAALNNNTAPAKWTYQNIDYMKNQLKSLGFGYDWDREVATCKKDYYRWEQWFFTRLYEKGLVYKKNSTVNWDPVDHTVLANEQVIDGRGWRSGALVEQKEIPQWFIKITDYAEELLTDLEQLEDWPEQVRAMQKNWIGRSEGVDITFNLSENAADISSFDVYTTRPDTLYGVTYVAVAAQHPLALHAAQTRPELAEFIESCKNTKVAEAELATMEKKGCDTGLFAIHPLTGEKVAVWVANFVLMGYGSGAVMSVPGHDQRDWEFAQKYGLPIKQVVEPSADEPQECDLTTAAYTDKGVLVNSAEFNGLAFQEAFDAIAAKLEALGAGSKKVNYRLRDWGVSRQRYWGSPIPMLNLENGESVPVPSDQLPVELPEDVQMNGVISPIKADPDWAKTEYNGQPALRETDTFDTFMESSWYYARYCSAQNQDAMLDPTQANYWLPVDQYVGGIEHAILHLLYSRFFHKLLRDEGLVNSDEPYKRLLCQGMVLADSFFREDESGKKEWFSPADVDTVKDEKGRITQATLKADGKPVEHGGMTKMSKSKNNGIDPQHVIDLYGADTIRVFTMFAAPPEQTLEWVDSGVEGANRFIKRVWKLTQDHIDALDGDTAPAIDKTALTGDQKTLRRAVHRTIAKVTDDVGRRQTFNTAVAAIMELLNSLQRAPQSTDQDKAVLREAIESVVLLLNPIAPHMCHILWHDLGHKNDIETAPWPAVDESALVEDEKLIIVQVNGKVRSKITVAADASQEEVQALGLAQENVQQFVDGKTIRKVIYIAGKLLNIVAN; from the coding sequence ATGGCCGAAAAAATTTACGAACCTCAGAAAATCGAACAAGAGGTACAAGCGCTTTGGGAAACCAATCAAACTTTTAAAGCAACTGAACAAGAAGATAAAGAGAAATTCTACTGCTTGTCCATGTTCCCTTATCCAAGTGGGCGCTTGCACATGGGTCATGTGCGTAATTACACCATAGGTGATGTCGTTAGCCGTTTTCAACGTATGAATGGCAAGAACGTTTTACAACCAATGGGTTGGGATGCATTCGGCTTACCGGCTGAAAACGCCGCATTAAACAACAATACCGCTCCAGCTAAGTGGACATATCAAAACATCGATTACATGAAAAACCAGTTAAAATCGCTTGGTTTTGGTTATGACTGGGATCGTGAAGTTGCCACCTGTAAAAAAGACTATTACCGCTGGGAACAATGGTTCTTTACTCGCCTGTATGAGAAAGGGTTGGTCTACAAGAAGAACTCTACCGTTAACTGGGATCCGGTTGATCACACAGTATTAGCCAACGAGCAAGTTATTGATGGTCGAGGTTGGCGCTCTGGTGCGTTGGTGGAGCAAAAGGAGATCCCTCAGTGGTTCATCAAAATCACCGATTACGCAGAAGAGTTATTGACAGACTTGGAGCAGTTAGAGGACTGGCCTGAACAAGTACGTGCCATGCAGAAGAACTGGATTGGCCGTTCAGAAGGTGTAGATATCACCTTTAATCTTAGTGAGAACGCTGCTGACATTAGTAGTTTCGACGTGTATACCACGCGACCTGACACACTTTACGGTGTAACTTACGTCGCCGTTGCTGCACAGCATCCTCTTGCCTTGCATGCCGCACAAACTCGACCAGAACTAGCCGAGTTTATTGAATCTTGTAAAAATACCAAAGTGGCCGAAGCTGAGCTTGCCACTATGGAGAAAAAAGGCTGTGACACAGGCTTGTTCGCTATTCACCCGTTAACCGGTGAAAAAGTGGCGGTGTGGGTCGCTAACTTCGTGCTGATGGGCTATGGCTCGGGTGCGGTTATGTCTGTACCTGGTCATGACCAGCGTGATTGGGAGTTTGCCCAGAAATACGGCCTACCTATTAAGCAAGTGGTTGAGCCCAGTGCAGATGAGCCACAAGAATGTGACTTAACCACAGCGGCATACACTGACAAAGGCGTGCTTGTGAACTCAGCTGAATTTAATGGCTTAGCGTTTCAAGAAGCGTTTGATGCCATTGCAGCTAAACTTGAAGCACTTGGTGCAGGTAGCAAAAAAGTCAATTACCGTTTGCGTGACTGGGGCGTATCTCGTCAACGTTATTGGGGTTCACCTATCCCGATGCTGAATCTTGAAAACGGAGAGTCTGTTCCTGTTCCGAGCGATCAGCTGCCCGTTGAATTACCTGAAGACGTGCAAATGAACGGTGTTATCTCGCCAATAAAAGCCGATCCTGACTGGGCAAAAACGGAATATAACGGTCAACCTGCGCTACGTGAAACCGATACATTCGATACCTTCATGGAATCTTCTTGGTATTACGCTCGCTACTGCAGTGCCCAAAATCAAGATGCCATGCTCGACCCAACTCAAGCCAACTACTGGTTACCGGTAGATCAATATGTGGGCGGTATTGAGCACGCTATTTTGCATCTATTGTATTCACGCTTCTTCCACAAGCTGCTTCGTGACGAAGGACTCGTGAACTCTGACGAGCCTTATAAGCGTTTATTGTGCCAAGGTATGGTACTCGCTGATTCCTTCTTCAGAGAAGATGAGAGCGGTAAGAAAGAGTGGTTCTCTCCTGCAGATGTTGACACTGTGAAAGACGAAAAAGGCCGTATTACGCAAGCGACTTTAAAAGCGGATGGTAAGCCGGTTGAGCACGGTGGCATGACCAAGATGTCTAAGTCGAAAAACAACGGTATCGACCCCCAGCATGTTATTGATTTATACGGCGCAGATACAATCCGTGTGTTCACTATGTTTGCCGCGCCACCTGAGCAAACCTTGGAGTGGGTAGACTCCGGCGTTGAAGGGGCTAATCGCTTTATCAAGCGCGTGTGGAAGCTGACTCAAGACCATATCGACGCCCTTGATGGCGACACTGCACCGGCTATTGACAAGACAGCTCTAACGGGCGATCAAAAAACCTTGCGCCGCGCCGTTCATCGCACCATTGCAAAAGTCACAGATGATGTCGGTCGTCGCCAAACCTTTAATACTGCTGTTGCGGCAATCATGGAATTGCTCAATAGCTTGCAAAGAGCGCCCCAGAGTACAGATCAAGACAAAGCGGTGCTGCGCGAAGCCATTGAATCAGTGGTTTTATTACTTAACCCTATTGCCCCCCATATGTGTCACATTTTATGGCACGACCTAGGCCACAAAAATGATATTGAAACTGCGCCTTGGCCGGCAGTAGATGAATCAGCATTAGTAGAAGATGAAAAGCTGATCATCGTGCAAGTCAACGGTAAAGTGCGCTCTAAAATTACTGTGGCAGCAGATGCCAGCCAAGAAGAAGTACAAGCCCTTGGTTTAGCTCAAGAAAATGTGCAGCAGTTTGTAGACGGCAAGACCATACGCAAGGTGATTTATATTGCTGGTAAATTGCTCAACATTGTCGCCAACTAA
- a CDS encoding Lon protease family protein, translating into MHLKYALSLKEITAKPSRRLINHALKDDKALQATFIGQARAREALDFGLGLDAKGYNLYVMGEQATGRFTLVHEYIAKYVQKVLTPDDWCYINNFEDEREPFALRLPPGESKRLVKEMGKLVDELLDTFPAAFDNPGYQRKKVAITREFDQRYDHAIDSVEQLAQAQNVALYEENGNISFSPIVDGKPITDADFAKLSDDERQRYYQLIDELENRLGEALIELPKWKRASSEQLRHLKKDTAEQGIKPLLKELEHLYASDLGILKFLRQLKPHLVETIVEILADDKKDDKHDEYDRRSVLEEQYLPNILVSHALNSGAPVIYEANPTHQNLFGRVEYTNVSGSVFTNYRMIRPGALHRANGGYLLLDVDKLILQPYAWETLKLVLKSGYLKMDLPQPDVGMVNSITLNPQQIPINVKVVLLGSRELYYNLQDFDDEFYEMFRVLVDFDHEIQLDKKTLYDFVGRVRHQVSQLGLSSISPKAMYRLVEYSLRMAEHQQRLSARFSDVIELLNESLYFCRQGHALDLDVTHIEAALSAKTRRTGRVSEAVLDDIKQGQILIATEGVDVGKVNGLTVLEVGDSLFGTPARITSTVYAGANGVVDIEREVELGQPIHSKGVMLLTGYLGHKYAQLFPLTLSANIAIEQSYGHIDGDSASLAELVALISALTNIPTRQDLAITGSINQYGQVQSVGGVNEKIEGFFKLCQHRGLTGNQGVIIPKSNQISLMLDKEVVAAVKLGKFHICVVETVDQALELLMNKEAGVMNTKGRYPKGTINYMAVSSLLNIANVVNGADDE; encoded by the coding sequence ATGCATCTTAAATACGCTTTGAGTTTAAAAGAAATTACCGCCAAGCCAAGTCGCCGATTGATTAACCACGCACTTAAAGATGACAAAGCGCTGCAAGCTACCTTTATTGGGCAGGCGAGAGCGCGCGAAGCATTGGACTTCGGTTTAGGCCTAGACGCCAAAGGGTACAACTTGTATGTGATGGGGGAGCAAGCGACGGGCCGGTTTACCCTAGTGCATGAATATATCGCTAAGTATGTGCAAAAGGTCCTTACGCCGGATGACTGGTGCTACATCAATAATTTTGAAGACGAGCGTGAACCCTTTGCATTGCGTCTCCCTCCTGGGGAAAGTAAGCGCCTCGTAAAGGAAATGGGCAAGTTGGTGGATGAATTGCTCGATACATTTCCCGCTGCGTTTGATAACCCAGGCTACCAGCGCAAAAAAGTAGCGATAACCCGAGAGTTTGACCAGCGTTATGATCACGCCATTGATTCTGTTGAGCAGCTAGCACAAGCCCAAAACGTGGCATTGTATGAAGAAAATGGCAATATCAGTTTTTCACCTATTGTTGATGGGAAGCCCATCACCGATGCGGATTTTGCCAAGCTAAGTGATGATGAACGTCAGCGCTATTATCAGTTAATTGATGAATTGGAAAATCGCTTAGGCGAGGCGTTGATTGAGCTGCCTAAGTGGAAACGAGCATCTTCAGAGCAGCTTAGGCATCTTAAAAAGGACACAGCAGAGCAGGGCATTAAACCCTTGCTTAAAGAATTAGAGCATCTGTACGCGTCTGATTTAGGCATTTTAAAGTTTCTACGGCAATTAAAACCCCACTTGGTCGAAACGATAGTGGAGATTTTGGCAGATGATAAAAAAGACGATAAACACGATGAATACGATCGTCGTTCCGTACTTGAAGAACAGTATTTGCCTAATATTCTGGTCAGCCATGCGTTAAATAGTGGCGCTCCGGTTATTTATGAAGCCAATCCTACGCATCAAAACTTGTTCGGTCGTGTTGAATATACCAATGTCTCAGGCTCGGTTTTTACTAACTATCGCATGATCCGCCCAGGAGCATTGCACCGTGCAAATGGCGGTTATTTATTGCTAGATGTCGATAAGCTGATTTTACAACCTTATGCCTGGGAAACATTAAAGCTAGTCCTCAAATCTGGGTATTTGAAAATGGACTTGCCACAGCCAGATGTGGGCATGGTCAACTCAATCACACTTAATCCGCAACAAATCCCCATTAACGTTAAAGTGGTGTTACTTGGTTCGCGGGAGTTGTATTACAACTTGCAAGATTTTGATGATGAATTTTATGAAATGTTTCGTGTATTGGTCGATTTTGATCACGAAATCCAGTTAGACAAGAAAACACTTTATGACTTTGTCGGTAGAGTAAGACATCAAGTGTCGCAATTGGGATTGAGCAGTATTTCACCTAAGGCGATGTATCGCCTTGTAGAATACAGTTTACGTATGGCAGAGCACCAACAAAGATTGTCAGCGCGCTTCTCAGATGTCATCGAATTGCTCAACGAAAGTCTTTATTTCTGTCGCCAAGGTCATGCATTAGATTTAGATGTTACGCATATTGAAGCGGCGTTGAGTGCAAAGACGCGCCGTACTGGTCGCGTAAGCGAAGCGGTGCTTGACGACATTAAACAGGGGCAAATTCTAATTGCTACCGAGGGCGTGGATGTCGGCAAGGTTAATGGTCTTACTGTGCTTGAAGTAGGGGATAGCTTATTCGGTACCCCAGCGCGGATTACGTCCACCGTGTATGCTGGGGCGAACGGTGTAGTTGATATCGAACGAGAAGTCGAACTCGGCCAGCCTATCCATTCCAAAGGCGTTATGTTGTTGACCGGCTATTTAGGTCATAAATATGCCCAGCTATTTCCGCTGACCTTATCAGCCAATATCGCCATTGAACAATCGTACGGCCATATAGATGGCGATAGCGCCTCGCTGGCAGAACTGGTTGCGCTGATCTCAGCCCTGACCAACATTCCTACCCGCCAAGATCTCGCCATTACAGGCTCAATTAATCAGTATGGCCAAGTCCAATCGGTAGGTGGTGTAAATGAAAAAATTGAAGGTTTTTTCAAACTTTGCCAACACCGAGGATTAACCGGAAACCAAGGGGTGATTATTCCTAAGTCGAATCAGATTTCCCTTATGTTAGATAAAGAGGTTGTTGCGGCGGTGAAGCTGGGAAAATTTCATATCTGCGTCGTGGAAACAGTCGATCAAGCACTTGAGTTATTAATGAACAAAGAAGCGGGAGTGATGAACACTAAAGGGCGTTACCCTAAGGGCACGATTAATTATATGGCAGTGAGTAGTTTGCTTAACATCGCTAATGTGGTGAATGGCGCAGATGATGAATAG
- a CDS encoding FKBP-type peptidyl-prolyl cis-trans isomerase: protein MQIEKDTVVQFKYTITELDGTELENNRDAEPVAYLHGHDNMMPGVEDALEGKSVGDSFSVELEPAKTYGEIRDDAQQRIPMKHLQDDKGTKKWKAGMTAVVNTEQGQREVTVLKVGKFMVTVDLNHPMAGKTLNFALEVVDVRQATPEEIQHGHAHGVGGHHHE from the coding sequence ATGCAAATCGAAAAAGACACAGTTGTACAGTTTAAATATACCATTACCGAATTAGATGGTACTGAGCTTGAAAATAACCGTGATGCAGAGCCCGTAGCTTACCTTCATGGGCACGACAATATGATGCCGGGTGTTGAAGACGCTCTAGAAGGAAAAAGTGTCGGCGATAGTTTTTCAGTGGAGCTTGAACCTGCGAAAACCTATGGTGAAATTCGTGATGATGCGCAGCAACGTATTCCAATGAAGCATCTGCAAGACGATAAAGGGACGAAAAAGTGGAAAGCGGGTATGACCGCGGTAGTGAACACCGAGCAAGGTCAACGTGAAGTGACGGTACTCAAGGTCGGTAAATTTATGGTGACCGTGGATTTGAATCATCCGATGGCGGGAAAAACACTAAACTTTGCTTTAGAGGTAGTTGATGTGCGCCAAGCGACACCTGAAGAAATTCAGCATGGGCATGCTCATGGCGTTGGTGGTCATCACCATGAATAG
- the yhbY gene encoding ribosome assembly RNA-binding protein YhbY yields the protein MTLSNKQKQHLKGLAHSLKPVVQLGANGLTEGVLAEIEGALSHHELIKVKVPTDDREEKGLIMDAIIRETKAEKLQTIGHTLVLFRQSDEKKIELPRK from the coding sequence ATGACTCTATCAAACAAGCAAAAACAACACCTTAAAGGCCTCGCTCATTCACTTAAGCCAGTGGTTCAACTTGGCGCAAATGGATTAACTGAAGGCGTATTGGCTGAAATTGAAGGCGCACTTAGCCATCATGAACTCATTAAAGTTAAAGTCCCTACTGACGACAGAGAAGAGAAAGGCTTAATCATGGACGCCATTATCCGTGAAACGAAAGCTGAAAAGCTACAAACCATTGGACATACTTTGGTCTTATTCCGTCAAAGTGACGAGAAGAAAATCGAGTTGCCCCGTAAATAG